The following coding sequences are from one Sphingomonadaceae bacterium OTU29LAMAA1 window:
- a CDS encoding MAPEG family protein, whose product MHSEILRPMVALIAWTLVMLVWMMATRLPAMKAAGIDLGKLVGSKPADADRGLPPHIQWIAHNHNHLMEQPTLFYAICTVIALSGTGNGVNAAVAWVYVALRVLHSLVQATVNRVGPRFMLYLASTVALAALTLHASMAVF is encoded by the coding sequence ATGCACAGCGAAATCCTGCGGCCCATGGTCGCGCTCATCGCCTGGACCTTGGTGATGCTCGTCTGGATGATGGCCACCCGCCTGCCGGCGATGAAGGCGGCCGGCATCGATCTCGGCAAGCTCGTCGGCAGCAAGCCCGCCGACGCCGACCGCGGACTGCCGCCCCACATCCAGTGGATCGCGCACAACCACAATCACCTGATGGAACAGCCGACGCTGTTCTACGCGATCTGCACCGTGATCGCGCTCAGTGGCACCGGCAACGGCGTCAACGCGGCCGTCGCCTGGGTCTATGTCGCTCTGCGGGTGCTACATTCGCTGGTACAGGCAACGGTGAACCGGGTAGGACCTCGCTTCATGCTGTACCTCGCCTCCACCGTCGCGCTTGCCGCGCTCACGCTCCATGCCTCGATGGCAGTGTTCTGA
- a CDS encoding amidotransferase 1, exosortase A system-associated produces the protein MCGIAGIFHPGTPKPVDPARIAAMIGAQAHRGPDGEGVWTAPGVGLGHRRLSIIDLEGSPQPMQSGALTVTYNGEIYNFAELRTALAQKGARFQTRGDTEVLLHGWRAWGPALLDRLNGMFAFAIHDADAGTLFLARDRMGVKPLHYVELSDGSIAFASELKGLLAHPLLRRVPDVTAVEDYLAFGYVPDDACLVAGVKKLPAGTFLHVQRWQGMPRPKRWWDVSFADRANGSAGVLGEELLSRMRDGVRSRMVADVPLGAFLSGGVDSSAVVALMAEASKTAVKTCTIGFDEAGHDERVHAAAVAQRFATDHHVQVVRSDDFALIDTLVHHFDEPFADGSALATYQVAALARKSVTVALSGDGADEALAGYRRYKFQAAEERVRGLLPPAWRKAAFGTLGRYYPKADWAPRPLRAKATLLALGADGDEAYARAVGVTAPGLRARLLSAEARAALQGHRAEDRYVAAMRAAPARDAIDRAQYADIKIWLPGDILTKVDRTSMAVGLEAREPLLDHRLIEFCATLPAGMRLRRGEGKWLMKRSLEPYLPKDILYRPKMGFVTPISAWFRGALAAEAEGLCRSRTLVESGWLDMKTVASLAEEHRSGRADHGRTLWQLLMLERSAKRLFG, from the coding sequence ATGTGCGGCATCGCCGGCATCTTCCATCCGGGTACGCCGAAGCCGGTCGACCCCGCGCGCATCGCGGCGATGATCGGCGCGCAGGCGCATCGCGGTCCTGACGGGGAGGGGGTCTGGACTGCACCCGGCGTCGGGCTGGGGCATCGGCGGCTGTCGATCATCGATCTGGAGGGATCGCCGCAGCCGATGCAATCGGGCGCGCTGACGGTGACCTACAATGGCGAGATCTACAATTTCGCCGAGCTGCGCACCGCGTTGGCGCAGAAGGGCGCACGCTTTCAGACGCGGGGCGATACCGAGGTGCTGCTGCACGGCTGGCGCGCGTGGGGGCCGGCGCTGCTCGATCGGCTGAACGGGATGTTCGCCTTTGCGATCCACGATGCCGATGCGGGGACGTTGTTCCTGGCGCGCGACCGGATGGGGGTGAAGCCGCTCCATTACGTCGAACTGTCCGATGGCAGCATCGCCTTCGCCTCCGAGCTGAAGGGGTTGCTTGCGCATCCCTTGCTACGGCGGGTGCCGGACGTGACCGCAGTCGAGGATTATCTGGCGTTCGGCTACGTCCCCGACGACGCCTGTCTGGTCGCGGGCGTGAAGAAGCTGCCGGCGGGAACGTTCCTGCACGTGCAACGCTGGCAGGGGATGCCGCGGCCGAAGCGCTGGTGGGACGTGAGCTTCGCCGATCGGGCGAACGGATCGGCCGGCGTGCTGGGCGAGGAGCTGCTCTCGCGGATGCGCGACGGGGTACGCAGCCGGATGGTGGCGGACGTGCCGCTGGGCGCGTTCCTGTCGGGTGGTGTCGACAGCTCCGCGGTCGTCGCGCTGATGGCCGAGGCGAGCAAGACGGCGGTGAAAACCTGCACGATCGGCTTCGACGAGGCGGGGCATGACGAGCGTGTCCATGCGGCGGCGGTCGCGCAGCGCTTCGCGACGGATCATCATGTGCAGGTCGTACGCTCGGACGATTTCGCGCTGATCGATACGCTGGTCCATCATTTCGACGAACCATTCGCCGATGGCAGTGCGCTCGCGACCTATCAGGTGGCGGCGCTGGCACGGAAAAGCGTTACCGTGGCGCTGTCGGGCGATGGCGCGGACGAGGCACTGGCCGGGTATCGCCGCTACAAGTTCCAGGCGGCGGAAGAGCGGGTGCGCGGGTTGCTGCCGCCGGCCTGGCGGAAGGCGGCGTTCGGGACGCTGGGCCGATATTATCCCAAGGCCGACTGGGCGCCGCGACCGTTGCGGGCGAAGGCGACGCTGCTGGCGCTCGGCGCGGATGGCGACGAAGCCTATGCGCGCGCGGTCGGCGTGACCGCGCCCGGGCTGCGCGCGCGGTTGCTGAGCGCGGAGGCGCGGGCGGCGCTGCAGGGGCATCGTGCGGAGGATCGTTATGTCGCTGCGATGCGGGCGGCACCGGCGCGCGATGCGATCGACCGCGCGCAATATGCCGACATCAAGATCTGGCTGCCGGGCGACATCCTGACCAAGGTCGATCGCACCAGCATGGCGGTGGGGCTGGAGGCGCGCGAGCCCTTGCTCGACCATCGGCTGATCGAATTCTGCGCGACCCTGCCAGCGGGCATGCGGCTGCGGCGTGGCGAGGGGAAGTGGCTGATGAAGCGCAGCCTCGAGCCTTATCTGCCGAAGGATATCCTGTACCGGCCGAAGATGGGGTTCGTTACCCCGATCAGTGCGTGGTTCCGCGGGGCGTTGGCGGCGGAGGCCGAGGGGCTGTGCCGATCACGAACGCTGGTGGAAAGCGGCTGGCTCGACATGAAGACCGTCGCCTCGCTGGCGGAAGAGCATCGCAGCGGGCGAGCGGACCACGGGCGGACGTTATGGCAGTTGCTGATGCTGGAGCGGAGCGCCAAGCGGCTGTTCGGGTGA
- the xrtA gene encoding exosortase A — translation MIVALASGRDAVPVGVWRRHGIALALAVAAILLLFREDVAHLGSIWWTSTTFGHCLFIGPVIGWLVWQRRRELAALTPAAWWPGLALIAAGGAGWLMGQAGAVSFARQFGLIVMLQGATVTLLGPQVARGLLFPLGYAVFLVPFGEELEPPLQAVTVRIVMPLLHLVGVPAESNGVLIHAGRYYFEVAEACSGAKFVIAMLAFGMLVANVCFVSWRRRAWFMVAAIVVPVLANGLRAFGTIYAAHLTSVEAATGFDHVVYGWVFFGLVMAAVLGIGWRWFDRAPDAAMFDPAELPVPRRGLLALPLATLLAVGVAGLWPAWSAAIAHRATPLPAHIDLPQVAGWSRVALSRAAPWQPYYPGADHSLFGRYARADGAAVDLAIAVFGSQGEGHKIGAFGTGVIREEDRWVRIADTGPIAGGSTLRMTAPGPVERVVATWYVVGDRVTADERVVKIETMKAKLLGGPQRAVAIHVSAEVVPGRDARADIAALAAAIGPIGVLGDTAAGLR, via the coding sequence ATGATCGTCGCGCTGGCATCCGGACGCGACGCCGTGCCGGTCGGTGTATGGCGGCGGCACGGGATTGCGCTGGCGCTCGCCGTGGCTGCGATCCTGCTGCTGTTCCGGGAGGATGTCGCGCATCTCGGGTCGATCTGGTGGACCAGCACGACCTTCGGGCATTGCCTGTTCATCGGACCGGTGATCGGCTGGCTGGTGTGGCAGCGACGGCGTGAACTGGCGGCGTTGACGCCGGCGGCGTGGTGGCCCGGGCTGGCGCTGATCGCCGCAGGCGGCGCCGGCTGGCTGATGGGGCAGGCAGGGGCGGTCAGCTTCGCCCGGCAATTCGGCCTGATCGTCATGTTGCAGGGCGCGACCGTGACCCTGCTTGGTCCGCAAGTGGCGCGGGGGCTGTTGTTCCCGCTTGGCTATGCAGTGTTTCTCGTTCCGTTCGGCGAGGAGCTGGAGCCGCCGCTGCAGGCCGTCACCGTCAGGATCGTGATGCCGTTGCTGCATCTGGTCGGCGTGCCGGCGGAATCGAACGGCGTGCTGATCCACGCGGGCCGGTATTATTTCGAGGTGGCGGAGGCGTGTTCGGGCGCCAAATTCGTCATCGCGATGCTGGCATTCGGCATGCTCGTCGCCAACGTGTGCTTCGTATCATGGCGTCGTCGGGCATGGTTCATGGTCGCCGCGATCGTCGTACCGGTGCTCGCCAACGGCCTGCGGGCGTTCGGGACGATCTATGCCGCACACCTGACCAGCGTGGAGGCGGCGACGGGGTTCGACCATGTCGTCTATGGCTGGGTGTTCTTCGGACTGGTGATGGCGGCGGTGCTGGGCATTGGCTGGCGCTGGTTCGATCGCGCGCCGGATGCGGCGATGTTCGATCCCGCCGAACTGCCCGTACCGCGGCGAGGCCTGTTGGCATTACCGCTCGCGACATTGCTGGCGGTCGGCGTGGCGGGGCTGTGGCCGGCATGGAGCGCCGCCATCGCGCATCGTGCGACGCCGTTGCCGGCGCATATCGACCTGCCGCAGGTCGCGGGGTGGAGCCGCGTCGCGCTCAGCCGGGCGGCACCGTGGCAGCCGTATTATCCCGGCGCCGATCACAGCCTGTTCGGCCGCTATGCGCGGGCCGACGGCGCGGCGGTCGATCTGGCGATCGCGGTGTTCGGCAGCCAGGGTGAGGGCCACAAGATCGGCGCGTTCGGCACCGGCGTGATCCGCGAGGAGGACCGCTGGGTGCGAATAGCGGATACCGGCCCGATCGCAGGCGGATCGACCTTGCGGATGACGGCGCCGGGCCCGGTGGAGCGCGTCGTCGCGACATGGTACGTCGTCGGCGACAGGGTAACGGCGGACGAACGCGTGGTGAAGATCGAAACGATGAAGGCGAAGCTGCTCGGCGGGCCGCAACGCGCGGTGGCGATCCATGTGTCGGCAGAGGTGGTGCCGGGGCGTGATGCACGCGCGGATATCGCGGCGCTGGCGGCGGCAATCGGCCCGATCGGCGTGCTGGGCGACACCGCGGCCGGGCTGCGCTGA
- a CDS encoding TIGR03087 family PEP-CTERM/XrtA system glycosyltransferase has translation MELLFLAHRAPFPPDRGDKIRSYHVLRYLASRAKVHLVAFGETEADFDVPPVLAERLASVAIVRRGKAQAVAALEALATRRPVSLTAFGSKAMHDAVARVRADAVYCFSGQMAQYLPTDVPTVMDFVDVDSAKFAGFGESGSLPMRWMMRREARMLGAFERQVAGNVRASVFVSEAEAALFRSGGGRGRIEAVENGINAAAFDPARALPSMRTGEDKTPLIVFTGQMDYRPNIEAVTWFAADVLPLLRTGFPTLQFAIVGRAPTAAVQALAGDDVIVTGAVDDVRPWLAAADVCVAPLKLARGIQNKVLEAMAMARPVVASVAAAEGIDHGGTLQVADDAADHAAQIAGLLSDPHAAAALGASARERVLARYDWDARLAPLDALLGLAA, from the coding sequence ATGGAGCTGCTGTTCCTCGCCCATCGCGCGCCATTCCCGCCCGATCGCGGCGACAAGATCCGCAGCTATCACGTGCTGCGCTATCTGGCATCGCGAGCGAAGGTCCATCTGGTAGCGTTCGGCGAGACGGAGGCGGACTTCGACGTGCCGCCCGTACTGGCGGAGCGGCTGGCGAGCGTCGCGATCGTCCGGCGCGGCAAGGCGCAGGCGGTGGCTGCGCTGGAAGCGCTGGCGACGCGCAGGCCGGTATCGCTGACGGCCTTCGGATCGAAGGCGATGCACGATGCGGTGGCGCGGGTGCGCGCCGATGCGGTCTATTGTTTCTCGGGCCAGATGGCGCAGTATCTGCCGACGGACGTCCCCACGGTGATGGATTTCGTCGATGTCGATTCGGCCAAATTCGCCGGCTTTGGCGAGAGCGGATCGCTGCCGATGCGGTGGATGATGCGGCGTGAGGCGAGGATGCTGGGGGCGTTCGAGCGGCAGGTCGCGGGCAACGTCCGGGCCAGCGTGTTCGTGAGCGAGGCGGAGGCCGCGCTGTTTCGCAGCGGTGGTGGTCGGGGGCGGATCGAGGCGGTCGAAAACGGCATCAATGCCGCGGCGTTCGATCCTGCCCGCGCTCTGCCTTCCATGAGGACGGGAGAGGATAAAACGCCGCTGATCGTCTTCACTGGCCAGATGGATTACCGCCCCAACATCGAAGCGGTGACGTGGTTTGCCGCCGACGTCCTGCCGCTGCTACGCACTGGATTTCCGACGCTCCAATTCGCCATCGTCGGTCGTGCGCCGACGGCCGCCGTGCAGGCGCTCGCCGGCGATGATGTGATCGTGACCGGTGCGGTCGACGACGTGCGGCCATGGCTAGCGGCGGCCGATGTCTGCGTCGCTCCGCTCAAGCTGGCGCGAGGTATCCAGAACAAGGTGCTGGAAGCGATGGCGATGGCGCGGCCGGTGGTCGCGTCGGTAGCTGCGGCCGAGGGGATCGATCATGGCGGCACGTTGCAGGTTGCGGACGACGCGGCCGATCATGCGGCGCAGATCGCCGGATTGCTGAGCGACCCGCATGCCGCCGCTGCGCTCGGCGCCAGCGCACGGGAGCGGGTGCTGGCGCGCTACGACTGGGACGCCCGGCTGGCACCGCTGGACGCGCTGCTGGGACTGGCCGCATGA
- a CDS encoding FemAB family PEP-CTERM system-associated protein, which yields MIPLLETPLGVREANLSDIGESGAIDAFVRDAAGATPFHLTAWSRAVERGCRQRARYLVAERADGGIAGVLPLTEMRSPLFGKALVSTGFGVDGGVLGEGVDALGSGAWELAQRIGCPGVELRGGPAPGGWDTDDTSYLGFVRDLSATEEGELLAIPRKQRAEVRRSLGLDLEVVTGGEALLAEHYRVYAESVRNLGTPVFPAALFRSVMAAMEADVLTVRHQGRAVASVLSVYFQGTVFPYWGGGTAAARTLRANDRMYFALMNHARGRGCARFDFGRSKTGTGAAAFKKNWGFTPTPRSYAKRSEGEAREVNPLNPKYALMVRTWQRLPLPVANIVGPWISRGLG from the coding sequence GTGATCCCGCTGCTGGAAACGCCGCTCGGCGTACGTGAGGCCAACCTGTCCGACATCGGCGAGAGCGGTGCGATCGACGCGTTCGTGCGCGACGCGGCGGGCGCGACGCCATTCCATCTCACCGCGTGGAGCCGAGCGGTCGAGCGTGGCTGTCGGCAGCGCGCACGCTATCTGGTTGCCGAGCGTGCCGATGGCGGTATCGCCGGCGTCCTGCCGCTGACCGAGATGCGATCGCCCCTGTTCGGCAAGGCGCTGGTCTCGACCGGCTTCGGCGTCGACGGCGGTGTGCTGGGGGAGGGCGTCGACGCGCTTGGCTCCGGCGCATGGGAACTGGCGCAGCGGATCGGCTGTCCCGGCGTCGAACTGCGTGGCGGGCCTGCGCCCGGTGGCTGGGACACCGACGACACATCCTATCTCGGCTTCGTCCGCGACCTGTCCGCGACGGAAGAAGGCGAATTGCTGGCGATCCCGCGCAAGCAGCGCGCCGAGGTGCGGCGTTCGCTCGGCCTCGATCTGGAGGTCGTCACCGGCGGCGAGGCGCTGCTGGCGGAGCATTATCGCGTCTACGCCGAATCGGTGCGCAATCTTGGCACGCCGGTGTTTCCGGCCGCGCTGTTTCGCAGCGTCATGGCGGCGATGGAAGCCGACGTGCTGACCGTGCGCCACCAGGGCCGCGCGGTCGCAAGCGTGCTCAGCGTCTATTTCCAGGGAACGGTGTTTCCTTACTGGGGCGGTGGTACGGCAGCGGCGCGGACGTTGCGCGCCAATGACCGCATGTACTTCGCCCTGATGAACCATGCGCGCGGGCGGGGTTGCGCCCGGTTCGATTTCGGGCGGTCGAAAACCGGCACCGGCGCGGCGGCGTTCAAGAAGAACTGGGGCTTTACCCCGACCCCTCGCAGCTATGCCAAGCGTAGCGAAGGCGAAGCACGCGAGGTCAATCCGCTCAATCCGAAATATGCGCTGATGGTACGGACGTGGCAGCGATTGCCGTTGCCGGTCGCCAATATCGTGGGGCCGTGGATTTCGCGCGGGCTGGGGTGA
- a CDS encoding DUF3473 domain-containing protein, with protein MPRSAVLNGLSVDVEEWFQVGAFERVIAKRDWDTIASRVEANTGAVLDLFAETGVKATFFTLGWVAQRHPRLIRRIADAGHEVASHGWDHQRVFTMDASAFRADLVRARAALEDASGQAVTGYRAPSFSIDTRNLWAFNELAEAGYAYSSSVAPVVHDHYGWRDAPRYAFRPLKDSPMIELPVTVAKIGAKHLATGGGFFRLLPSALTDFAVRQVNGEGHAGIFYFHPWEVDPDQPRVKNAPLRSKVRHYSRLGAMAGKLRGLIARHDWGRVDTVVAREAASLA; from the coding sequence ATGCCGCGTAGCGCCGTGCTCAACGGCCTGTCGGTCGATGTCGAGGAATGGTTTCAGGTCGGCGCATTCGAACGCGTGATCGCGAAGCGGGACTGGGACACGATCGCCAGTCGCGTGGAGGCGAACACCGGTGCGGTGCTCGACCTGTTCGCCGAAACGGGGGTGAAGGCGACGTTCTTCACGCTGGGCTGGGTTGCGCAACGGCATCCGCGGCTGATCCGGCGCATCGCCGATGCGGGGCATGAGGTCGCGAGCCACGGCTGGGATCACCAGCGCGTCTTTACGATGGATGCGAGCGCCTTTCGCGCCGATCTGGTCCGTGCGCGTGCGGCGCTGGAGGATGCCAGCGGGCAGGCGGTGACCGGCTATCGCGCCCCGAGTTTCTCGATCGACACTCGCAACCTGTGGGCATTCAACGAACTGGCCGAGGCGGGCTATGCCTATTCATCAAGTGTCGCGCCGGTGGTTCACGACCATTACGGCTGGCGCGACGCGCCGCGTTATGCGTTTCGGCCATTGAAGGATTCACCGATGATCGAACTGCCGGTCACGGTGGCGAAGATCGGCGCGAAGCATCTGGCGACGGGTGGCGGATTCTTTCGTCTGCTGCCGTCAGCGCTGACCGACTTCGCCGTGCGACAGGTGAATGGTGAGGGGCATGCGGGTATCTTCTATTTTCACCCTTGGGAGGTAGATCCGGACCAGCCGCGCGTCAAAAACGCGCCTTTGCGATCGAAAGTGCGGCATTATTCCCGTTTGGGCGCGATGGCGGGCAAGTTGCGCGGGCTGATCGCGCGGCACGATTGGGGACGGGTCGATACCGTGGTGGCTCGTGAAGCGGCATCGCTAGCGTGA
- a CDS encoding AAA family ATPase: protein MYDEHFGLTGRPFQLTPDARFWYETATHRKAMAYLGYGLAQGEGFVVVTGDIGAGKTTLVGHLTGMLDPAALNVITIVSTAIPADDLLRIVATGLGVDPMGLAKAQLLTAIERGLHAVARSGRRTLLIVDEAQALPVDALEELRMLSNFQAGGHALLQILLLGQPEFRERLHGSERLEQLRQRVIAIHHLDPMEPGEVADYIAHRLSVVGWQGRPDFADDAFSAMYQGSGGVPRRLNQLAGRVMLHAAIEGLEMIDARVVRNVLRDLHADLPMLAAETGARAEPAPQVAPEPEHAAPESTVRRFVPRTVQWLEPVVEPEPEPEPETATGGIVVDDAAEPVAEPLPSTLTEERIAALETRVAEQEAALRRVLTLLVDWVEADRGEVEAAAAAVVAGASEITDDHIPIRAPAAWDHAA from the coding sequence ATGTACGACGAGCATTTCGGACTGACGGGGCGGCCGTTCCAGCTGACGCCGGACGCGCGCTTCTGGTATGAGACGGCAACGCATCGCAAGGCGATGGCCTATCTGGGCTACGGCCTTGCGCAAGGCGAGGGCTTCGTCGTCGTCACCGGTGACATCGGCGCAGGCAAGACGACGCTGGTCGGGCACCTGACCGGCATGCTCGATCCCGCCGCGCTCAACGTCATCACCATCGTATCGACCGCGATCCCCGCCGACGACCTGCTGCGCATCGTCGCGACCGGGCTGGGTGTCGATCCGATGGGTCTCGCCAAGGCACAATTGCTCACCGCGATCGAACGCGGGCTGCATGCGGTGGCGCGATCAGGCCGGCGCACGCTGCTGATCGTCGACGAGGCGCAGGCGCTGCCCGTCGATGCACTCGAAGAATTGCGGATGCTGTCCAACTTCCAGGCGGGGGGACATGCGCTGTTGCAGATCCTGCTGCTGGGGCAGCCCGAATTTCGCGAGCGGCTGCACGGATCGGAGCGGCTCGAGCAGCTGCGCCAGCGCGTGATCGCGATCCACCATCTCGATCCGATGGAGCCGGGCGAGGTCGCCGATTACATCGCGCACCGCCTGTCGGTGGTCGGCTGGCAGGGGCGTCCGGACTTTGCCGACGATGCCTTCTCGGCGATGTATCAAGGGTCGGGCGGCGTGCCCCGCCGGCTCAACCAGCTTGCCGGACGCGTGATGCTGCATGCCGCGATCGAGGGGCTGGAGATGATCGACGCGCGGGTCGTGCGGAACGTGCTTCGCGATCTGCATGCCGACCTGCCGATGCTGGCTGCCGAGACGGGGGCCAGAGCCGAACCCGCACCGCAAGTCGCTCCCGAACCCGAGCACGCTGCACCCGAATCGACGGTGCGACGCTTCGTGCCGCGGACAGTGCAATGGCTCGAACCTGTCGTGGAGCCCGAGCCCGAGCCCGAGCCTGAAACCGCCACGGGGGGCATCGTCGTCGATGACGCGGCCGAACCGGTTGCGGAGCCGCTGCCCTCCACCCTGACCGAGGAGCGGATTGCGGCGCTGGAGACGCGCGTCGCCGAACAGGAAGCCGCGCTACGCCGGGTGCTGACGTTGCTGGTCGACTGGGTCGAGGCGGATCGCGGCGAGGTCGAGGCAGCTGCGGCAGCGGTGGTGGCCGGAGCGTCCGAGATCACCGACGACCACATCCCCATCCGCGCTCCCGCCGCGTGGGATCATGCCGCGTAG
- a CDS encoding AAA family ATPase codes for MMHKPIRRESLLERAAQTYDFGSQLRARAPQHAPLADLPAPVRPVADPVPVVAPVAAPVAAPVADVVEMDATFLAIPPELRAPVGQELPESFYDTPELSDIATIDRGMLAEAGMIVPGAPVGPLAEEFRLIKRQLLITRERVAQTGQVDKARTALVCSARPGDGKTFCAVNLALSMAAERDTEVLLVDADFAKPDVLARLGMAEQPGLLDALADGRVDVESLVIRTDVGGLSILPAGTKTATDTELLASARTRAVLARLLEANPRRIVIFDSPPALAASPAAVLAMLVGQVMLVVRADRTPENELREAVQRLDGCDEIALVLNAVSFVPGGHRYGTYYGQESGK; via the coding sequence ATGATGCACAAGCCCATCCGTCGCGAATCGCTGCTCGAGCGTGCGGCGCAGACCTATGACTTCGGATCGCAGCTGAGAGCGCGAGCGCCGCAGCATGCGCCGCTGGCGGACTTGCCGGCACCGGTGCGGCCCGTCGCCGATCCGGTCCCGGTTGTGGCCCCGGTCGCGGCCCCTGTCGCAGCCCCTGTCGCGGACGTGGTGGAGATGGATGCGACGTTCCTTGCCATCCCGCCCGAATTGCGGGCGCCGGTGGGACAGGAGCTGCCAGAATCCTTCTACGACACGCCCGAACTGAGCGATATCGCCACGATCGACCGCGGCATGCTGGCCGAGGCGGGCATGATCGTGCCGGGCGCACCCGTCGGGCCGCTGGCCGAGGAATTCCGGCTGATCAAACGCCAACTGCTCATCACGCGGGAACGGGTGGCGCAAACCGGGCAGGTCGACAAGGCACGGACCGCGCTGGTCTGTTCGGCACGACCGGGCGACGGCAAGACGTTCTGCGCGGTCAATCTGGCGCTGTCGATGGCGGCGGAACGGGATACCGAAGTGCTGTTGGTCGATGCCGATTTCGCCAAGCCAGACGTGCTGGCGCGATTGGGCATGGCGGAACAGCCGGGGTTGCTCGATGCGCTGGCGGACGGCCGGGTCGATGTCGAGAGCCTGGTGATCCGGACCGATGTCGGTGGACTGTCGATCCTGCCGGCGGGGACGAAGACCGCAACGGATACCGAATTGCTCGCGTCGGCGCGGACCCGCGCCGTGCTGGCGCGGCTGCTCGAGGCCAACCCGCGCCGCATCGTGATCTTCGACTCGCCGCCGGCGCTCGCGGCGTCCCCGGCCGCCGTACTGGCGATGCTGGTGGGGCAGGTGATGCTGGTGGTGCGGGCCGATCGCACGCCGGAAAACGAACTGCGCGAGGCGGTGCAGCGGCTGGATGGCTGTGACGAGATCGCGCTCGTGCTCAATGCCGTATCGTTCGTGCCGGGAGGGCACCGTTACGGCACTTATTATGGCCAGGAGTCAGGCAAGTGA
- a CDS encoding chain-length determining protein → MNGLYDEARLALHAIWTRRWLALAVAWGVCVAGWFVVSQMPSRYESRARVFVQMQSILPASMDAPAQTQQKDVDTIRQTLISAVNLEKVVRGTDLAQTVSSDRDIADRVAGLATAIKVESQQDNLFQITTTASSPKLARAITQKLIDIFVEQNLGRDRSQTSQSLEFLNKQLEQLQKQLSDADAKRSDFQTRYLGSLPGTGSVSDRMGASRSQMAQVDGDLAAAQSSLAAVQGQMAGTPATIPGMGGVAAGPARAALNAIQGQLADARARGYTDQHPDVIALKRQLSSAQAAARGEPMGGGTAGTPNPLYLSLQSMVADKQSAVAALRMRKAQLQGDLDQLNAKLSGDPEVAAEQGQIDRDYQVLKDQYDQLLTQRQQIALRGQAQTQTDNVKFSVIDPPTMPRAPTAPNRMLLLTGVLIAGLGAGVGAAFALGQLRATFATGPRLEKATGMPVIGSIGEVVTRVQADQRAKRLKLFLGGAAGLAAAYVLLVGVEVLQRGMAA, encoded by the coding sequence ATGAACGGCCTCTATGACGAAGCGCGGCTGGCGCTGCATGCGATCTGGACGCGGCGCTGGCTGGCGCTGGCGGTGGCGTGGGGTGTGTGCGTCGCCGGCTGGTTCGTCGTGAGCCAGATGCCGAGCCGGTATGAATCGCGTGCCCGCGTCTTCGTGCAGATGCAGTCGATCCTGCCCGCATCGATGGATGCGCCGGCCCAGACGCAGCAGAAGGACGTGGACACGATCCGCCAGACACTGATCAGCGCGGTCAATCTGGAAAAGGTCGTGCGTGGTACCGATCTGGCGCAGACGGTGTCGAGCGACCGCGACATCGCCGATCGGGTCGCCGGGCTTGCCACCGCGATCAAGGTGGAGAGCCAGCAGGACAATCTGTTCCAGATCACCACGACAGCGTCCTCGCCGAAGCTGGCGCGGGCGATCACGCAGAAGCTGATCGACATCTTCGTCGAACAGAACCTGGGTCGTGATCGTAGCCAGACGTCGCAGAGTCTCGAATTCCTCAACAAGCAACTCGAGCAGTTGCAAAAGCAACTGTCGGATGCCGACGCGAAGCGGTCCGATTTCCAGACCCGCTATCTCGGCTCGCTGCCCGGGACGGGCAGCGTCAGCGATCGCATGGGCGCATCACGCAGTCAGATGGCGCAGGTCGACGGCGACCTTGCCGCCGCGCAATCGAGCCTTGCGGCGGTGCAGGGGCAGATGGCGGGCACGCCTGCCACGATCCCGGGCATGGGCGGCGTCGCTGCCGGCCCGGCACGCGCCGCGCTGAACGCGATTCAAGGCCAGCTCGCGGACGCGCGGGCGCGTGGCTATACGGATCAGCATCCCGACGTGATCGCGCTCAAGCGGCAATTGTCCTCTGCGCAGGCTGCGGCACGCGGCGAACCGATGGGCGGGGGGACGGCGGGAACGCCGAATCCGCTGTACCTGTCGCTGCAGTCGATGGTCGCCGACAAGCAGTCTGCAGTGGCGGCGTTGCGGATGCGCAAGGCACAGTTGCAGGGCGATCTCGACCAGCTGAATGCCAAACTGTCGGGTGATCCCGAGGTCGCGGCAGAGCAAGGCCAGATCGATCGCGACTATCAGGTGCTGAAGGATCAATACGACCAGCTGCTGACCCAGCGCCAGCAGATCGCGTTGCGCGGACAGGCGCAGACACAGACCGATAACGTGAAATTTTCCGTTATCGACCCGCCGACGATGCCGCGCGCGCCGACGGCGCCGAACCGCATGCTGCTGCTGACCGGCGTGCTGATCGCCGGACTGGGCGCAGGCGTGGGTGCCGCGTTCGCGCTGGGCCAGTTGCGCGCGACATTCGCGACGGGGCCACGGCTTGAAAAGGCCACCGGCATGCCGGTGATCGGATCGATCGGCGAAGTGGTGACGCGGGTCCAGGCGGATCAGCGTGCCAAGCGCCTGAAGCTGTTCCTAGGCGGTGCCGCGGGGCTGGCGGCGGCCTATGTGCTGCTGGTCGGTGTCGAGGTGCTCCAGCGCGGCATGGCGGCGTGA